Proteins encoded in a region of the Trichomycterus rosablanca isolate fTriRos1 chromosome 26, fTriRos1.hap1, whole genome shotgun sequence genome:
- the rcl1 gene encoding RNA 3'-terminal phosphate cyclase-like protein — protein sequence MASLTYDGCNFFRQRLILSTLSGKRLKIKNIRSSDDNPGLRDFEASFIRLLDKVTNGTKVEINQTGTQLFYQPGLLYGGNVEHECSTQRSVGYYLEALIMLAPFMKKPLKAVLKGVTNDPADPSVDLLKATAVPLMKKFGIDGEGLEIKVVRRGVAPGGGGEVHFSCPVRRTIKPVQFIDPGKIKRIRGTAFSVRVSPQMANRIVDSARSILNKFIPDIYIYTDHMKGASSGKSPGFGLTLVAETVNGTFLSAEMTSTPQGQGDPVLPEELGKNCAKLLLEEIYRGGCVDSTNQSLALLYMTLGQQDVSKILLGPLSPYTIEFLRHIRDFFQIMFKIEQQKLDEDEQKGGEKVLMTCVGAGYTNISKTIK from the exons ATGGCCAGCTTAACTTATGACGGCTGTAATTTCTTCAGACAAAGACTGATTTTATCCACACTGAGCGGAAAAAGACTGAAGATCAAAAATATCAGATCCAGTGATGATAATCCGGGACTCCGAG ATTTTGAAGCGAGTTTTATCAGGCTTCTGGACAAGGTGACCAACGGCACCAAAGTTGAAATTAATCAGACAG GAACTCAACTGTTTTATCAACCTGGCCTGCTGTATGGAGGAAATGTGGAGCATGAGTGTAGCACTCAGCGCTCTGTTGGGTATTACCTGGAGGCGCTCATCATGCTGGCACCATTTATGAAGAAACCTCTCAAAGCTGTCCTGAAAGGGGTCACCAATGACCCAGCAGACCCTTCA GTAGATTTACTGAAAGCCACTGCAGTTCCTCTGATGAAGAAGTTTGGGATTGATGGAGAGGGTCTGGAAATCAAG GTTGTGAGGAGAGGCGTGGCACCTGGTGGAGGAGGAGAAGTCCATTTTTCCTGTCCTGTCAGACGGACCATTAAACCTGTTCAGTTTATTGACCCAGGCAAGATCAAAAGGATCAGAGGAACAGC ATTCTCTGTGCGAGTGTCTCCTCAGATGGCCAACAGAATAGTGGACTCTGCCAGAAGCATCTTAAATAAATTCATTCCAGATATTTACATCTACACAGACCACATGAAAGGAGCCAGTTCAGGAAA GTCTCCAGGATTCGGACTGACCCTGGTGGCGGAGACTGTAAATGGGACATTTCTGAGTGCAGAGATGACATCAACCCCTCAGGGCCAAGGAGACCCAGTGCTTCCTGAAGAACTCGGCAAGAATTGTGCCAAGCTGCTTCTGGAGGAGATCTACAGG GGTGGCTGTGTGGATTCAACCAATCAGAGTTTGGCTCTCCTGTACATGACGCTAGGCCAGCAAGATGTGTCCAAAATTCTTCTGGGTCCTCTCTCGCCCTACAC GATCGAGTTCCTTCGGCACATACGTGACTTCTTCCAGATCATGTTCAAGATTGAGCAGCAGAAATTGGATGAAGATGAGCAGAAAGGGGGTGAGAAGGTGCTAATGACCTGTGTAGGAGCTGGTTACACGAACATcagcaaaacaataaaataa